Proteins found in one Penaeus vannamei isolate JL-2024 chromosome 43, ASM4276789v1, whole genome shotgun sequence genomic segment:
- the CSN3 gene encoding COP9 signalosome complex subunit 3, whose amino-acid sequence MASALEHFVNNVTSLSSQGNYGEVVKYVSKSTEVLAKNVAHLDTVLATLEPQAVSLGVMAVLCVRLQNTTHTDANIDTLHATVAEFINVCSEEQIKYAPDMMADLCGSYADLLVAGNCAMRGIEVLSTAIRKTQESPLHLTSIHAHLVHLCLVSKCFKPALKFMDVDIMDISKERGSYDVKHFLLYYYYGGMIYTAVKNYDRAQYFFRVCITTPALAVSHIMLEAFKKYILVSLILEGRIGRIPKYASLVVTRFIKPLSQVYWDLGVAFCTNCPDKVCSVISKNQETFTRDQNMGLVKQCLSALYKKNIQRLTRTFLTLSLADVANRVQLTSPQEAQKYILNMIDEGEIHASINQRDGMVVFLDNPEKYNSPTMMAHLDKEMQLCMEVERRLQAMEEEIVVNPQYVQKVLGPQEDEGPTPSSAQSTSFSIVSSM is encoded by the exons ATGGCGTCTGCGCTCGAGCACTTCGTCAATAatgtcacttctctctcctcacaaG GCAATTATGGTGAGGTGGTGAAATATGTTAGCAAGAGCACAGAAGTCCTGGCCAAGAATGTGGCCCATCTGGACACAGTCTTGGCCACACTGGAACCCCAGGCTGTCTCCCTCGGGGTCATGGCTGTGTTGTGTGTGAGGCTGcagaacacaacacacacagacgctaacATAGACACTCTCCATGCCACCGTAGCCGAGTTTATTAATGTATGCAGCGAGGAACAGATAAAATATGCACCAGATATGA TGGCTGATCTGTGTGGCAGCTATGCTGACCTCCTCGTGGCAGGAAACTGTGCTATGCGTGGCATTGAAGTCCTGAGCACTGCAATCCGCAAAACCCAGGAGTCTCCACTGCACCTGACCTCAATCCATGCACACCTGGTCCATTTGTGCCTTGTCTCTAAGTGCTTCAAACCAGCGCTCAAGTTTATGGATGTTGATATTATGGATATAAGTAAGGAG CGTGGAAGTTATGATGTGAAGCACTTCCTTCTGTACTATTATTACGGAGGCATGATCTACACTGCAGTGAAAAACTATGACAGAGCTCAGTATTTCTTCAGAGTCTGCATCACAACTCCAGCCCTCGCAGTGTCCCACATTATGCTGGAGGCATTTAAGAAGTACATCCTCGTTTCCCTCATTCTAGAAGGAAGG atTGGCCGAATTCCCAAATACGCCTCGCTGGTGGTGACGCGCTTCATTAAGCCACTGAGTCAGGTGTACTGGGATCTTGGTGTGGCCTTCTGCACCAACTGCCCTGACAAGGTGTGCTCTGTCATTAGCAAAAATCAAGAAACCTTCACGAG AGACCAGAACATGGGATTGGTGAAGCAGTGTCTGAGTGCCCTCTACAAGAAGAACATTCAGCGCTTGACTCGCACCTTCCTTACCCTGTCCCTTGCCGATGTTGCGAACCGTGTCCAGCTCACCAGCCCACAGGAGGCACAGAAATACATTTTGAATATG ATTGATGAGGGCGAAATCCATGCAAGCATCAACCAGCGTGATGGAATGGTAGTTTTCCTCGACAACCCAGAGAAATACAACTCTCCTACCATGATGGCTCATCTGGACAAAGAG ATGCAGTTATGTATGGAGGTGGAGCGTCGGCTGCAGGCCATGGAAGAGGAGATCGTGGTGAATCCTCAGTATGTCCAGAAGGTCCTGGGGCCACAGGAGGATGAGGGTCCGACGCCCTCCTCCGCACAGTCTACCTCATTTTCCATCGTGTCCTCCATGTGA
- the LOC113826065 gene encoding C-type lectin domain family 4 member M isoform X1, whose translation MASGRLLVLLAAVSVILQAGSSVIAEVDDHYSGLETTAGEDLPGEDLGASSDELVVSQDEYDDDQISDSSDNDTISDPGRQNKLITNDDTFTTSLLMDIRDILYRDKEQSSPPEAVTQQLEDLSESTKDALEGMASSVARLRENTDQKVSIVLETFSTLKLLVLSQGEQLRALAGRLEAVESKTTSFHTEMRSLKRSVEEVELAVRERKAQADVYAYFGSNHLDDAPPEPPANLTDLDDRIGTASQSLDALTSKMQLISSAVDTIRGELQKVQLNVTDLEVAPSAEEGVSETTAGPAACECDTAELEVSVANLREDQREQKENLREITKKVEDLAGLHDSVRRVNGLVTAHGGRLREAEEKLQGMTTVKKDVVAVQSSLQHLQEEMMDSKRTVITGNGTVSVSMNNLCVWPYKRGGGGCFHVHTDSRLSWSDARDRCRQMQGDLAAPKRYGLFRQFMIEQRLGRAYTYWLGASDAEEEGAWRWVDGRPVDMGSGVWASNQPNEGRAANCLAVKPAYRFVASDEECHAGRYFICQQEGT comes from the exons ATGGCGTCCGGTCGACTTCTCGTGCTTCTGGCAGCAGTTAGTGTGATCCTGCAAGCCGGGTCTTCCGTTATAGCTGAAGTCGACGATCATTATTCAGGTTTGGAGACCACAGCGGGAGAGGACCTGCCTGGCGAAGACCTCGGCGCTTCCTCTGACGAACTGGTTGTAAGTCAGGACGAATATGACGATGACCAAATTTCCGACAGTTCTGATAATGATACGATAAGCGACCCAGGGCGTCAGAATAAGCTCATTACGAACGACGACACCTTCACGACCTCGCTCCTGATGGACATTCGGGACATCCTTTACCGGGACAAGGAGCAGAGCAGCCCGCCGGAAGCCGTGACTCAGCAGCTGGAGGACCTGAGCGAGAGCACCAAGGACGCCCTCGAGGGCATGGCGAGCAGCGTCGCGCGCCTGCGGGAAAACACCGACCAGAAGGTGAGTATTGTGCTCGAGACGTTCTCCACCCTCAAGTTGCTCGTCCTGAGCCAGGGGGAGCAGCTGAGGGCGCTCGCGGGGAGGCTGGAGGCGGTGGAGAGCAAGACCACCTCGTTCCACACGGAGATGCGGAGCCTAAAGCGctcggtggaggaggtggagctggCGGTGCGAGAGCGCAAGGCCCAGGCGGACGTGTACGCCTACTTCGGCTCCAACCACCTGGACGACGCGCCGCCCGAGCCGCCCGCCAACCTGACGGACCTCGACGATCGCATTGGGACGGCGAGCCAATCGCTCGACGCCCTCACGTCCAAGATGCAGCTCATCTCCAGCGCCGTCGACACCATCAGGGGCGAGCTGCAGAAGGTGCAGCTGAACGTCACGGACCTCGAAGTAGCTCCCTCGGCCGAGGAAGGAGTCTCAGAGACAACGGCCGGCCCCGCGGCGTGCGAGTGCGACACGGCAGAGCTAGAGGTCTCCGTGGCCAATCTCCGCGAGGATCAGCGCGAGCAGAAGGAGAACCTGCGGGAGATCACGAAGAAGGTGGAGGACCTCGCCGGCCTCCACGACTCGGTGCGGCGCGTGAACGGCCTCGTCACAGCGCACGGAGGCCGTCTGAGGGAGGCCGAGGAAAAGCTGCAGGGCATGACGACGGTGAAGAAGGACGTGGTGGCCGTTCAGTCCAGCCTCCAGCACCTTCAGGAGGAGATGATGGACAGCAAGAGAACTGTCATCACCGGGAACGGCACCGTCAGCGTCAGCATGAATA ATCTGTGCGTGTGGCCGTACaagcgaggcggcggcggctgcTTCCACGTGCACACGGACTCGCGCCTCAGCTGGTCGGACGCCCGGGATCGCTGTCGCCAGATGCAGGGCGACCTGGCGGCGCCGAAACGCTACGGCCTCTTCAGACAGTTCATGATCGAGCAGAGGC TGGGCCGCGCCTACACCTACTGGCTGGGTGCTTCTGACGCCGAGGAGGAGGGCGCGTGGCGGTGGGTAGATGGGCGCCCCGTGGACATGGGCTCGGGCGTGTGGGCGTCCAACCAGCCCAACGAAGGGCGCGCCGCCAACTGCCTCGCCGTGAAACCCGCCTATCGGTTTGTGGCGTCCGACGAGGAGTGTCACGCCGGGAGGTATTTCATCTGCCAGCAGGAGGGGACgtag
- the LOC113826065 gene encoding C-type lectin domain family 4 member F isoform X2 — translation MASGRLLVLLAAVSVILQAGSSVIAEVDDHYSGLETTAGEDLPGEDLGASSDELVVSQDEYDDDQISDSSDNDTISDPGRQNKLITNDDTFTTSLLMDIRDILYRDKEQSSPPEAVTQQLEDLSESTKDALEGMASSVARLRENTDQKVSIVLETFSTLKLLVLSQGEQLRALAGRLEAVESKTTSFHTEMRSLKRSVEEVELAVRERKAQADVYAYFGSNHLDDAPPEPPANLTDLDDRIGTASQSLDALTSKMQLISSAVDTIRGELQKVQLNVTDLEVAPSAEEGVSETTAGPAACECDTAELEVSVANLREDQREQKENLREITKKVEDLAGLHDSVRRVNGLVTAHGGRLREAEEKLQGMTTVKKDVVAVQSSLQHLQEEMMDSKRTVITGNGTVSVSMNNLCVWPYKRGGGGCFHVHTDSRLSWSDARDRCRQMQGDLAAPKRYGLFRQFMIEQRLGRAYTYWLGASDAEEEGAWRWVDGRPVDMGSGVWASNQPNEGRAANCLAVKPAYRFVASDEECHAGRRILHSQRTP, via the exons ATGGCGTCCGGTCGACTTCTCGTGCTTCTGGCAGCAGTTAGTGTGATCCTGCAAGCCGGGTCTTCCGTTATAGCTGAAGTCGACGATCATTATTCAGGTTTGGAGACCACAGCGGGAGAGGACCTGCCTGGCGAAGACCTCGGCGCTTCCTCTGACGAACTGGTTGTAAGTCAGGACGAATATGACGATGACCAAATTTCCGACAGTTCTGATAATGATACGATAAGCGACCCAGGGCGTCAGAATAAGCTCATTACGAACGACGACACCTTCACGACCTCGCTCCTGATGGACATTCGGGACATCCTTTACCGGGACAAGGAGCAGAGCAGCCCGCCGGAAGCCGTGACTCAGCAGCTGGAGGACCTGAGCGAGAGCACCAAGGACGCCCTCGAGGGCATGGCGAGCAGCGTCGCGCGCCTGCGGGAAAACACCGACCAGAAGGTGAGTATTGTGCTCGAGACGTTCTCCACCCTCAAGTTGCTCGTCCTGAGCCAGGGGGAGCAGCTGAGGGCGCTCGCGGGGAGGCTGGAGGCGGTGGAGAGCAAGACCACCTCGTTCCACACGGAGATGCGGAGCCTAAAGCGctcggtggaggaggtggagctggCGGTGCGAGAGCGCAAGGCCCAGGCGGACGTGTACGCCTACTTCGGCTCCAACCACCTGGACGACGCGCCGCCCGAGCCGCCCGCCAACCTGACGGACCTCGACGATCGCATTGGGACGGCGAGCCAATCGCTCGACGCCCTCACGTCCAAGATGCAGCTCATCTCCAGCGCCGTCGACACCATCAGGGGCGAGCTGCAGAAGGTGCAGCTGAACGTCACGGACCTCGAAGTAGCTCCCTCGGCCGAGGAAGGAGTCTCAGAGACAACGGCCGGCCCCGCGGCGTGCGAGTGCGACACGGCAGAGCTAGAGGTCTCCGTGGCCAATCTCCGCGAGGATCAGCGCGAGCAGAAGGAGAACCTGCGGGAGATCACGAAGAAGGTGGAGGACCTCGCCGGCCTCCACGACTCGGTGCGGCGCGTGAACGGCCTCGTCACAGCGCACGGAGGCCGTCTGAGGGAGGCCGAGGAAAAGCTGCAGGGCATGACGACGGTGAAGAAGGACGTGGTGGCCGTTCAGTCCAGCCTCCAGCACCTTCAGGAGGAGATGATGGACAGCAAGAGAACTGTCATCACCGGGAACGGCACCGTCAGCGTCAGCATGAATA ATCTGTGCGTGTGGCCGTACaagcgaggcggcggcggctgcTTCCACGTGCACACGGACTCGCGCCTCAGCTGGTCGGACGCCCGGGATCGCTGTCGCCAGATGCAGGGCGACCTGGCGGCGCCGAAACGCTACGGCCTCTTCAGACAGTTCATGATCGAGCAGAGGC TGGGCCGCGCCTACACCTACTGGCTGGGTGCTTCTGACGCCGAGGAGGAGGGCGCGTGGCGGTGGGTAGATGGGCGCCCCGTGGACATGGGCTCGGGCGTGTGGGCGTCCAACCAGCCCAACGAAGGGCGCGCCGCCAACTGCCTCGCCGTGAAACCCGCCTATCGGTTTGTGGCGTCCGACGAGGAGTGTCACGCCGGGAG GAGAATACTACATTCCCAACGAACTCCATAG